One Streptomyces sp. NBC_01237 genomic region harbors:
- a CDS encoding type VII secretion system-associated protein produces the protein MSSAGADTGGATAAGADSAMPPVPDDIRAAARTAPDHWFGTVDPAWRGDGEPPLWAVIGQWRSDADGEIVEWQRNADYRPSPGMLGWPEPADEVDAAMQLAATGYGPVENVALAVVSAELAVLVAPGGGAVSACTPDGDPVVPVFTSPVHLERAGALAHRVLSVSEAFALVPEGQDMYLNPTGPVALRLSAEDLSRAVDVLEAAAAAAEGKEEQD, from the coding sequence ATGAGTTCCGCAGGGGCAGACACCGGTGGGGCGACGGCGGCGGGCGCGGATTCCGCCATGCCGCCGGTGCCCGACGACATCCGTGCGGCGGCGCGCACCGCACCCGACCACTGGTTCGGCACGGTGGACCCGGCGTGGCGCGGTGACGGCGAACCCCCGCTGTGGGCGGTGATCGGGCAGTGGCGTTCGGACGCCGACGGCGAGATCGTCGAGTGGCAGCGGAACGCCGACTACCGGCCCTCGCCCGGCATGCTCGGCTGGCCCGAGCCCGCCGACGAGGTGGATGCCGCCATGCAGCTCGCGGCCACCGGTTACGGCCCGGTCGAGAACGTCGCCCTGGCCGTGGTCAGCGCGGAGCTGGCCGTCCTGGTCGCGCCCGGCGGCGGCGCGGTCAGCGCCTGCACCCCGGACGGTGACCCGGTGGTGCCCGTCTTCACCTCGCCCGTCCATCTGGAGCGGGCCGGTGCGCTCGCCCACCGGGTGCTGTCGGTGTCCGAGGCGTTCGCCCTCGTACCCGAAGGCCAGGACATGTACCTCAACCCGACGGGCCCCGTGGCTCTGCGGCTGTCCGCCGAGGACCTGTCCCGCGCAGTCGACGTACTGGAAGCGGCGGCGGCCGCGGCGGAAGGCAAGGAGGAGCAGGACTGA
- a CDS encoding YbaB/EbfC family nucleoid-associated protein, which translates to MVSFQEQLAEAMAGLAEQTKKIQQVQEELARASASATSKDRMVTASVNAHGEILSFKFHTEGYRTMPGAQLAEVLKSTVNAARLEMNSKVSGSVRPLMGSQEDLASGLFGGGQLDDLLAPLREMQPGGLTETVLGDDRGKTGNRGEEDEFYG; encoded by the coding sequence ATGGTGTCGTTCCAGGAACAGCTCGCGGAGGCCATGGCCGGCCTCGCGGAGCAGACGAAGAAGATCCAGCAGGTCCAGGAGGAACTGGCCAGGGCATCCGCCTCGGCGACGTCCAAGGACCGGATGGTGACCGCCTCGGTCAACGCCCACGGCGAGATCCTGTCCTTCAAGTTCCACACCGAGGGCTACCGCACGATGCCCGGCGCCCAGCTCGCCGAGGTACTGAAGTCCACGGTCAACGCGGCGCGCCTGGAGATGAATTCCAAGGTCAGTGGCTCGGTACGGCCGCTGATGGGAAGCCAGGAGGACCTGGCGAGCGGACTCTTCGGCGGTGGTCAGCTCGACGACCTGCTCGCTCCGTTGCGTGAGATGCAGCCCGGCGGCCTGACCGAGACGGTGCTGGGGGACGACCGCGGGAAGACCGGGAACCGCGGCGAGGAGGACGAGTTCTATGGCTGA